In the Mytilus galloprovincialis chromosome 10, xbMytGall1.hap1.1, whole genome shotgun sequence genome, one interval contains:
- the LOC143049853 gene encoding protein FAM228B-like isoform X11, whose protein sequence is MASLLCVKQQGGKLQVHNNDAIEELMIDSQDHITTTMMNRSAVQRRRSSKRPYSTPAGAKPGTGMDSKSLIGQTLKVQDWLNEKTVKSLQSSAKLRLLFTIPQAWVDKQEKSDVESKAARQLYNPLLETESTFVKDIEEYVCHKDVMDLRKKEMLHKKWNDRVHEPLRKKIIDVMDGDDWPELDRRKRELHKQYLEFVNEKGHVFLDTMDPREYYAQALNGHRPAPIKNLCLKWSKHMVKAQAHFNTQHFKVQTQKFRDPLLSQGRERSEEERTIMRCMTGYNYTDKDIDQVKLPPLPLVPLGRHGTDSIKWLQMPLHNIESTPRMASSASTDH, encoded by the exons ATGGCGTCCCTGCTGTGTGTGAAACAACAAGGTGGTAAATTACAAGTCCACAATAACGATGCCATTGAAGAATTAATGATCGACAGTCAGGATCATATTACAACCACG atGATGAACCGATCAGCTGTGCAGAGGAGGCGGTCATCAAAGAGACCATACTCCACTCCAGCTGGGGCCAAACCTGGTACAGGAATGGATTCAAAAAGTTTGATTGGACAGACACTCAAAGTACAAGATTGGTTGAATGAAAAGACAGTCAAGAGTTTACAG AGTTCGGCTAAATTACGTCTG TTGTTTACGATTCCACAAGCATGGGTAGATAAACAG gaAAAGTCTGATGTGGAATCAAAGGCAGCCAGACAGCTGTACAACCCCCTCTTGGAAACAGAAAGCACTTTCGTCAAG GATATAGAAGAATATGTTTGTCACAAAGATGTGATGGATTTACGTAAGAAAGAAATGCTGCATAAAAAATGGAATGATAGAGTTCATGAACCCTTACGTAAAAAGATCATTGACGTAATGGACGGTGATGATTGGCCAGAACTGGACAGACGAAAGAGGGAATTACATAAACAGTATTTAGAATTTGTAAATGAAAAG gGGCATGTTTTCTTGGATACAATGGACCCAAGAGAATATTATGCACAAGCTTTGAATGGACACAGACCTGCACCAATTAAG AATTTGTGCTTAAAGTGGAGTAAGCACATGGTCAAGGCTCAGGCGCATTTCAACACACAACATTTCAAG GTACAGACACAAAAGTTTCGTGACCCACTTTTGTCTCAAGGCCGTGAACGAAGTGAAGAGGAGCGTACAATAATGAGATGCATGACCGGGTACAATTACACAGACAAGGATATAGACCAAGTGAAGTTACCTCCCTTACCCCTTGTGCCACTAGGAAGACATGGCACGGACAGTATTAAGTGGCTTCAGATGCCACTGCATAATATTGAGAGTACTCCACGAATGGCTAGCAG tGCCAGCACTGATCATTAA
- the LOC143049853 gene encoding protein FAM228B-like isoform X9, whose protein sequence is MASLLCVKQQGGKLQVHNNDAIEELMIDSQDHITTTMMNRSAVQRRRSSKRPYSTPAGAKPGTGMDSKSLIGQTLKVQDWLNEKTVKSLQSSAKLRLLFTIPQAWVDKQEKSDVESKAARQLYNPLLETESTFVKDIEEYVCHKDVMDLRKKEMLHKKWNDRVHEPLRKKIIDVMDGDDWPELDRRKRELHKQYLEFVNEKGHVFLDTMDPREYYAQALNGHRPAPIKNLCLKWSKHMVKAQAHFNTQHFKVQTQKFRDPLLSQGRERSEEERTIMRCMTGYNYTDKDIDQVKLPPLPLVPLGRHGTDSIKWLQMPLHNIESTPRMASRVRFEKEDAGCLQSV, encoded by the exons ATGGCGTCCCTGCTGTGTGTGAAACAACAAGGTGGTAAATTACAAGTCCACAATAACGATGCCATTGAAGAATTAATGATCGACAGTCAGGATCATATTACAACCACG atGATGAACCGATCAGCTGTGCAGAGGAGGCGGTCATCAAAGAGACCATACTCCACTCCAGCTGGGGCCAAACCTGGTACAGGAATGGATTCAAAAAGTTTGATTGGACAGACACTCAAAGTACAAGATTGGTTGAATGAAAAGACAGTCAAGAGTTTACAG AGTTCGGCTAAATTACGTCTG TTGTTTACGATTCCACAAGCATGGGTAGATAAACAG gaAAAGTCTGATGTGGAATCAAAGGCAGCCAGACAGCTGTACAACCCCCTCTTGGAAACAGAAAGCACTTTCGTCAAG GATATAGAAGAATATGTTTGTCACAAAGATGTGATGGATTTACGTAAGAAAGAAATGCTGCATAAAAAATGGAATGATAGAGTTCATGAACCCTTACGTAAAAAGATCATTGACGTAATGGACGGTGATGATTGGCCAGAACTGGACAGACGAAAGAGGGAATTACATAAACAGTATTTAGAATTTGTAAATGAAAAG gGGCATGTTTTCTTGGATACAATGGACCCAAGAGAATATTATGCACAAGCTTTGAATGGACACAGACCTGCACCAATTAAG AATTTGTGCTTAAAGTGGAGTAAGCACATGGTCAAGGCTCAGGCGCATTTCAACACACAACATTTCAAG GTACAGACACAAAAGTTTCGTGACCCACTTTTGTCTCAAGGCCGTGAACGAAGTGAAGAGGAGCGTACAATAATGAGATGCATGACCGGGTACAATTACACAGACAAGGATATAGACCAAGTGAAGTTACCTCCCTTACCCCTTGTGCCACTAGGAAGACATGGCACGGACAGTATTAAGTGGCTTCAGATGCCACTGCATAATATTGAGAGTACTCCACGAATGGCTAGCAG AGTAAGATTTGAG AAGGAGGATGCAGGGTGTCTTCAATCAGTGTAA
- the LOC143049853 gene encoding protein FAM228B-like isoform X10, with amino-acid sequence MASLLCVKQQGGKLQVHNNDAIEELMIDSQDHITTTMMNRSAVQRRRSSKRPYSTPAGAKPGTGMDSKSLIGQTLKVQDWLNEKTVKSLQSSAKLRLLFTIPQAWVDKQEKSDVESKAARQLYNPLLETESTFVKDIEEYVCHKDVMDLRKKEMLHKKWNDRVHEPLRKKIIDVMDGDDWPELDRRKRELHKQYLEFVNEKGHVFLDTMDPREYYAQALNGHRPAPIKNLCLKWSKHMVKAQAHFNTQHFKVQTQKFRDPLLSQGRERSEEERTIMRCMTGYNYTDKDIDQVKLPPLPLVPLGRHGTDSIKWLQMPLHNIESTPRMASRVRFECQH; translated from the exons ATGGCGTCCCTGCTGTGTGTGAAACAACAAGGTGGTAAATTACAAGTCCACAATAACGATGCCATTGAAGAATTAATGATCGACAGTCAGGATCATATTACAACCACG atGATGAACCGATCAGCTGTGCAGAGGAGGCGGTCATCAAAGAGACCATACTCCACTCCAGCTGGGGCCAAACCTGGTACAGGAATGGATTCAAAAAGTTTGATTGGACAGACACTCAAAGTACAAGATTGGTTGAATGAAAAGACAGTCAAGAGTTTACAG AGTTCGGCTAAATTACGTCTG TTGTTTACGATTCCACAAGCATGGGTAGATAAACAG gaAAAGTCTGATGTGGAATCAAAGGCAGCCAGACAGCTGTACAACCCCCTCTTGGAAACAGAAAGCACTTTCGTCAAG GATATAGAAGAATATGTTTGTCACAAAGATGTGATGGATTTACGTAAGAAAGAAATGCTGCATAAAAAATGGAATGATAGAGTTCATGAACCCTTACGTAAAAAGATCATTGACGTAATGGACGGTGATGATTGGCCAGAACTGGACAGACGAAAGAGGGAATTACATAAACAGTATTTAGAATTTGTAAATGAAAAG gGGCATGTTTTCTTGGATACAATGGACCCAAGAGAATATTATGCACAAGCTTTGAATGGACACAGACCTGCACCAATTAAG AATTTGTGCTTAAAGTGGAGTAAGCACATGGTCAAGGCTCAGGCGCATTTCAACACACAACATTTCAAG GTACAGACACAAAAGTTTCGTGACCCACTTTTGTCTCAAGGCCGTGAACGAAGTGAAGAGGAGCGTACAATAATGAGATGCATGACCGGGTACAATTACACAGACAAGGATATAGACCAAGTGAAGTTACCTCCCTTACCCCTTGTGCCACTAGGAAGACATGGCACGGACAGTATTAAGTGGCTTCAGATGCCACTGCATAATATTGAGAGTACTCCACGAATGGCTAGCAG AGTAAGATTTGAG tGCCAGCACTGA